A window of Nitrospirota bacterium contains these coding sequences:
- a CDS encoding histidinol phosphate phosphatase domain-containing protein, which yields MIDLHTHSIFSDGELIPAELIRRAAAMGYEALAITDHMDHSNLDLIIPRIVKAVAALQKHVPLAVIPGAELTHVPPALIPDLVKEARSLGAKIVVIHGETVVEPVVKGTNRAAIESGADILAHPGLISTEDLSRAKETGITLEITARKGHSLSNGHVAKYALQYGIPLTINTDAHAPSDLISTTFARQVLRAAGLDDRQADGVFAHARTVIERALKS from the coding sequence ATGATAGACCTCCATACACACAGCATATTCAGTGACGGGGAGCTCATTCCGGCGGAGCTGATCCGGCGGGCGGCGGCGATGGGGTACGAGGCCCTCGCCATCACCGACCATATGGACCATTCGAACCTGGACCTTATCATCCCGCGCATCGTCAAAGCGGTGGCGGCGTTGCAGAAGCACGTTCCGCTCGCCGTCATCCCCGGCGCCGAGCTCACCCATGTGCCTCCGGCGCTCATCCCCGACCTGGTGAAGGAGGCGCGCTCGCTCGGGGCGAAGATCGTGGTCATTCACGGAGAGACCGTGGTGGAGCCGGTAGTCAAAGGGACCAACAGGGCGGCCATAGAGTCGGGAGCGGATATTCTCGCCCATCCCGGGCTCATCTCGACCGAAGACCTCTCCCGTGCAAAGGAGACCGGGATCACCCTCGAGATCACCGCGCGGAAAGGGCACAGTCTCTCGAACGGCCATGTGGCCAAATACGCCCTGCAGTACGGCATTCCGCTCACCATCAATACCGACGCCCATGCGCCGTCGGACCTCATCTCCACGACCTTTGCACGCCAGGTGCTCCGCGCTGCCGGGCTCGACGACCGCCAGGCGGACGGGGTCTTCGCCCACGCGCGGACCGTCATCGAGAGAGCGCTCAAATCATAG